A section of the Clostridium omnivorum genome encodes:
- a CDS encoding N-acetylmuramoyl-L-alanine amidase family protein, translating to MNKKIKIVNKKKFAVACLIFLIMIILLSKLLSLIINSASGHALMDNVALAADKNGSITLEENEFYKKYTIDCKKSIEKLNYDEKNDLIEVSVMKDAIDNVNIKSSSKVQGKDVTYDKNENRIILKFNKQFKENNYIYIDNADKKKIIVLLSKKEKPYNHVAVLDPGHGGVDKGTNLKNIYEKDLTNKIVNYAEKELIFKGCKIIKTRYEDKWVDLKEIGNITNKANAEAFISVHINSNKESKYKGVASYYYFNDKGEQKDERMALAKTMQKEILKSDNWYDRGIIKDRLAVLRYSNVPAVLLECGFLSNEEDRDKLSKEEVLKNFGNNICNGLLNYLNSDKNKGIDYYNKSKTDMSRDKTATADDK from the coding sequence ATGAATAAAAAAATTAAGATTGTGAATAAAAAAAAGTTTGCAGTAGCTTGTTTAATTTTCTTAATAATGATAATTTTATTATCAAAGCTTTTAAGTTTAATAATTAATTCTGCCAGTGGACATGCCTTAATGGATAATGTAGCCTTGGCAGCAGATAAAAATGGGAGTATCACTTTAGAAGAAAATGAGTTCTATAAAAAATATACAATTGATTGCAAAAAAAGCATTGAGAAACTTAATTATGATGAAAAAAATGACTTGATTGAGGTTTCTGTTATGAAGGATGCTATAGACAATGTAAATATAAAGTCAAGTAGTAAGGTACAAGGTAAGGATGTAACCTATGATAAAAATGAAAATAGAATAATACTAAAATTTAATAAGCAATTTAAAGAAAATAACTATATATATATAGATAATGCTGATAAGAAAAAAATAATTGTGTTATTAAGTAAAAAAGAAAAACCCTATAATCATGTAGCTGTATTAGATCCCGGACACGGAGGAGTGGATAAGGGAACAAATTTGAAAAATATATATGAAAAAGACCTAACCAATAAAATTGTTAATTATGCAGAAAAAGAATTGATTTTTAAAGGTTGTAAGATCATTAAGACAAGGTATGAGGATAAATGGGTTGATCTTAAGGAGATAGGTAATATTACTAATAAAGCTAATGCTGAAGCCTTTATTTCAGTACATATAAATAGCAATAAAGAAAGTAAATATAAAGGTGTGGCTTCCTACTATTATTTCAATGATAAAGGTGAGCAAAAGGATGAAAGAATGGCACTGGCAAAGACAATGCAGAAGGAAATTCTAAAAAGTGATAATTGGTATGATAGAGGTATAATAAAAGATAGGCTAGCAGTTTTAAGATATAGTAATGTTCCAGCAGTGCTTTTAGAATGCGGCTTTTTAAGTAATGAAGAAGATAGAGATAAGCTTTCTAAAGAAGAAGTATTAAAGAACTTTGGTAACAATATTTGCAATGGTCTTTTAAACTACTTGAATTCAGATAAAAATAAAGGAATAGATTATTACAATAAATCAAAAACTGATATGAGTAGGGATAAAACTGCAACTGCAGATGACAAATAA